Proteins encoded by one window of Danaus plexippus chromosome Z, MEX_DaPlex, whole genome shotgun sequence:
- the LOC116777700 gene encoding fatty acid synthase-like gives MAPKPNEFTSFKDGLNDASSGERVVISGMSGLYPDSQNIKDLSDILYNKINPVSDENSRWVYDHPEVAQFTGKVPGLKLFDAQFFKVHFRLGSNMDPMGRKILEQAYQAIYDAGMSPEQLSGKKVGVYVGSCFSETEKACFYVASTRTGFGIAGCSKTMFANRISYWLNAKGPSMSVDDACCSSTVALELAYQAINRGECEAAIVGGSNLCLHPQSSIHYGRIMKLSMDGKTRSFDANASGCAKSEAVNVLFLQKAKNALRVYAELVHMKCEYTSILEGESGPKYGFYRDPLNMANFIEQFYKEAKVSPLEVEYVEAFGSAVPEVDKTELEAIDNIYCKGRKEPLLVGSVMSNIGYGEAASGISAVTKVLLAYQNGKIAANLNCDSPRNDIEALRDGRIRIVTEHQSFGRNYTAINGLSITGVNSHILLSGHYKPKDLSRYKSAIPRLVTISGRQESSVEKVLKDLKSRPVDPEQLALLYNIHQTRITGHLGRGYAILDTDENNQTVCLAEKSNYFDDVKRPLWFVYSGMGSQWAGMGTQLMRIPIFAAAIERCHRVLEPKGIDIVHIITSPDKTIFDNILHSFVGIAAVQIGLTDILRELGIFPDKIIGHSVGELGCAYADGCFTAEEMILSAYSRGLVSVQTPFIRGSMAAVGIGYQQVSKMCPPEIEVACHNGPDSSTISGPAEIMKEFVAELTKKDIFAKEVPCSNIAYHSRYIAEAGPGLLKYLKEVIPNPKLRSERWLSTSVPQDRWEEPIAKYSSAEYHTNNLLNSVLFEETSKLIPKNAVLIEIAPHGLLQAILKRSLDENCRHVPLTRRGHPDNAKFLLDAIGKLYMEGYNPKVEALYPKVEFPVSSGTPMLSHLVDWAHHERWNVPLYASAHRKTAASCKFVLSIHDDAHAYLKGNVVRGINVYPFSAVLVAVWDTLAMIMNVPKRQLSIQFNNIHFNTQPILHDQRQLRLNVSIQRGTGRFEVFDENIEVATGTITGNLNSYFNRPEDIIPEEKTWLDSNDLYKELKTRGYSYSDDFRSIHSSNLSLSSAQLIWKDNWVTIIDSMMQINILKRSHDYISCPNFIRSIAIDVEKHAKTETVEVDGVTVMNASISEKQDWTRCGGISVEDIQFIDIPKNEKEIDVKALKFVPHITTNKIDDDTALTCFLQLAAENMNKEVLQIVQISDNANDYYLFEKIKYLATNSITGIKTQFCYVTREKLFEDPNNFISNADLLLINNLSNDDKICQIFYRHLRRDTFVISKENHLEDMSNQRPSALYRSVCSHGIGDVSWELVHWRPSETNAGTSALTILSESDLPSLVSSLTTLPQKQRLVILTSYPAVSGLKSLIKEWRQKNRCINLIMINHKIAGDQSMDQISFTNLAVNILDHGIWGGEYFLPLEENTIKGRDMSLDIARLGDLDSLHWVEAPELDEQGVIVKVHYAGVNDVDLKTKMGAVETVKSKKLVDFDFSGKTESGISVMGVAQGESITTRVNARPEALWPIPSHWSLEDAATVPLAYLMAFYCLTVKSGLKYGCTILVHSGTGAVGQAIISIALAFGCEVFTTVNDIRKKKFLLKLFPALKADNIGSSQDVSFSDMVLKATNGQGVNIVISCVKGDLKNASLKCCHSSGSVIDTSVLPNHEDYNFGMKFLMKGLSYVTLDPSNLFKPENLNELKRIQLMMSEGIARGYVRPLSRVTFSPQEARRAYRLVAGNRHRGRVLLNLQQDIPYLQTKISCSLDRYNLVLSDDEVLGIQLAQRLVLRGARKIMLHFTSESNYVVLKIRSLEMQDVQVKVSYGDLDRRVITKLIEENKFNSEIEGIYYIASSEMDGRKIFNNLQILNSMNQNICSQLKYFVVLSKDLDDEIMTVPLPSEKLLITRLTVPRAHDAERLISPIDTVNAIEMALCSKRRFLKSYIPCKNERSSLLEDIAHVTGITIPENVNGQLTMRDLGMDVSKTEAVRNYLRCNFFSTMDNERILSLSVDMIRNWENRSKEKTLKETKGLSTFFSYVDHDELLAVTEMVFLPTLTTSSSIREDEFDVKQTYLCVLPGVESHHEKFRTMCERFKLPTLVLQPSCKAQESIQEMAQRLVKELINKTKLTKRFYLLGYESGVLVALEMAAILEEQGLLGTVFCIGGTPDEIQARFKKELSLYNTEEALQSEVIRHMFSLMNSDNTDELEMELKNKLTWEEKLTASLQKLLGRVPHSIQYAKEVIEAAYTRLNQVRSYVPNLKKLKSKIVFMRPRESLNNGQGKEYSQNTVVEYVLEAPLAYAVQDLRCAAYVNRHLDEDILTAFEKRNLLETYILNADQFMTAALNDDINI, from the exons ATGGCACCGAAGCCCAATGAATTTACATCTTTTAAGGACGGTTTGAACGATGCCAGTTCTGGAGAGAGGGTGGTCATTTCGGGAATGTCTGGATTATATCCCGACTCCCAAAATATTAAGGACCTATCTGATATTCTGTACAACAAg ATCAATCCGGTAAGTGATGAAAATTCACGTTGGGTCTATGATCATCCTGAGGTAGCCCAGTTTACTGGTAAGGTGCCAGGTCTGAAACTTTTCGACGCTCAGTTCTTCAAAGTGCACTTTCGTTTAGGAAGCAACATGGACCCCATGGGTCGTAAAATCTTAGAACAAGCCTATCAAGCTATATACGACGCGG gaaTGAGCCCAGAACAACTATCGGGAAAAAAAGTCGGCGTGTATGTGGGGAGTTGTTTTTCTGAGACCGAAAAGGCTTGTTTTTATGTAGCAAGTACAAGAACTGGTTTCGGTATCGCAGG ATGTAGTAAGACCATGTTTGCGAATCGAATCTCTTACTGGTTGAACGCCAAAGGGCCTTCCATGTCTGTTGACGATGCCTGCTGCAGTTCGACTGTGGCTCTAGAGTTGGCCTACCAAGCCATTAATCGTGGTGAATGCGAGGCCGCTATTGTCGGAGGTTCCAATCTATGCTTACATCCGCAGTCGTCAATTCATTACGGAAG AATTATGAAGCTCAGTATGGATGGAAAAACGAGATCCTTCGACGCTAATGCATCTGGTTGTGCAAAATCTGAAGCAGTTAACGTGCTATTCCTTCAAAAGGCTAAAAATGCTTTgcg aGTTTATGCCGAACTTGTTCATATGAAGTGTGAATACACATCAATTCTTGAAGGAGAATCTGGTCCGAAGTATGGGTTTTATCGTGACCCTCTTAATATGGCTAACTTCATTGAACAGTTCTATAAGGAAGCTAAAGTTTCTCCGCTAGAAGTTGAATATGTCGAAGCTTTTGGATCAG CTGTACCAGAAGTCGATAAAACGGAATTAGAAgcaatagataatatttattgtaagggAAGAAAAGAACCACTTTTAGTTGGGAGTGTTATGTCAAATATCGGATACGGTGAAGCAGCTTCAGGCATATCAGCTGTAACCaaa GTTCTTCTGGCATATCAAAATGGTAAAATTGCTGCCAATCTGAACTGTGATTCACCTCGTAACGATATTGAGGCTCTGCGTGATGGAAGGATACGTATTGTCACGGAGCATCAGAGTTTTGGTCGTAATTATACAGCTATAAATGGTCTTTCGATTACCGGAGTCAATAGTCATATACTCTTAAGTGGTCATTACAAACCAAAG GATCTCTCTCGTTACAAAAGTGCTATTCCTCGTCTGGTAACAATATCAGGCCGACAGGAGTCATCCGTCGAAAAAGTGCTTAAGGATTTAAAATCGAGACCAGTAGATCCAGAGCAGTTGGCACTTTTGTATAACATCCACCAAACACGAATTACTGGACATTTGGGAAGGGGTTACGCAATACTAG ATACTGATGAAAATAATCAAACTGTGTGTCTGGCTGAAAAGTCCAACTACTTCGACGACGTCAAAAGACCCCTTTGGTTTGTGTACAGTGGAATGGGTTCTCAATGGGCAGGAATGGGAACTCAGCTTATGAGGATTCCAATTTTCGCAGCGGCCATTGAACG ATGCCATCGTGTTTTGGAGCCCAAGGGTATTGACATTGTTCACATCATTACGTCGCCAGATAAAACCATATTCGACAATATTCTTCATTCTTTCGTTGGAATAGCAGCTGTGCAAATTGGTTTGACAGATATACTCCGAGAATTGGGAATATTCCCGGATAAAATAATAG gacATAGTGTGGGTGAACTGGGATGTGCGTATGCAGATGGATGTTTTACAGCAGAAGAGATGATCCTGTCAGCTTATTCCCGAGGTCTTGTCTCTGTGCAAACTCCATTTATTCGTGGTTCTATGGCGGCCGTTGGCATTGGATACCAGCAG GTTTCAAAAATGTGTCCACCGGAGATTGAAGTTGCTTGTCATAATGGTCCAGACTCTAGCACGATATCAGGACCGGCTGAAATAATGAAAGAATTTGTCGCCGAATTAACAAAGAAGGATATTTTCGCGAAGGAGGTGCCATGTTCTAATATTGCCTATCACTCTCGATACATCGCAGAAGCAG GTCCCGGATTACTGAAGTATCTGAAGGAAGTGATACCAAATCCCAAACTCCGGAGTGAACGTTGGCTTTCAACGTCTGTACCTCAAGACAGATGGGAAGAACCGATTGCTAAATATTCTTCTGCAGAATACCACACGAACAACCTGCTT AATTCAGTCCTGTTTGAGGAAACATCAAAGTTGATCCCGAAAAATGCAGTACTAATTGAAATTGCCCCGCATGGTCTTCTACAAGCTATTTTGAAAAGATCATTGGATGAAAACTGTAGACACGTGCCACTTACACGAAGAGGCCATCCTGATAATGCCAAATTCTTATTGGATGCCATTGGAAA GCTTTATATGGAAGGATATAACCCTAAAGTTGAAGCACTTTATCCCAAGGTCGAATTTCCCGTGTCTTCGGGAACACCAATGCTTTCTCACCTAGTCGATTGGGCCCACCATGAAAGATG GAATGTGCCATTGTATGCCTCTGCACATAGAAAAACTGCCGCCTCATGTAAATTTGTGTTATCTATCCACGATGATGCGCATGCTTACTTAAAGGGAAATGTTGTTAGAG GAATAAATGTTTATCCATTTTCTGCGGTTTTGGTAGCTGTATGGGACACTTTAGCAATGATTATGAATGTTCCTAAAAGGCAATTGTCGatacaattcaataatattcacTTCAATACGCAACCTATTCTTCATGATCAACGACAATTACGATTAAACGTATCGATACAGAGAGGAACAGGTCGATTTGAG GTATTTGATGAGAATATTGAAGTCGCGACCGGTACCATAACtggtaatttaaatagttatttcaaTCGACCTGAAGATATTATTCCAGAAGAAAAAACATGGTTGGATTCGAATGATTTGtacaaagaattaaaaacgAGAGGATATAGTTATTC ggATGATTTCCGCAGTATTCACAGCAGTAATTTATCTTTAAGTAGCGCTCAATTGATCTGGAAAGATAACTGGGTTACGATTATTGATAGTATGAtgcaaataaacattttgaaacgGTCACATGACTATATCTCATGCCCTAATTTCATCAGAAGCATAGCTATCGATGTTGAAAAGCACGCGAAAACAGAGACGGTTGAAGTAGACGGCGTAACAGTTATGAACGCGTCTATTTCAGAAAAGCAAGATTGGACGAg ATGTGGAGGAATTTCGGTAGAGGATATACAATTCATCGATATAcctaaaaatgaaaaagaaatagacGTCAAGGCTTTGAAGTTTGTTCCCCATATCACCACCAATAAAATCGAT GATGATACTGCATTAACTTGCTTTTTACAATTGGCGGctgaaaatatgaataaagagGTTTTACAAATAGTGCAGATTTCAGACAATGCTAatgattattatctttttgaaaaaattaaatatttagcaaCTAATAGCATTACTGGGATTAAGACTCAATTTTGTTATGTCACTCGTGAAAAACTTTTTGAAGATCCGAATAACTTTATATCCAACGCTGACTtacttttgataaataatttatcaaatgacGACAAA aTTTGTCAAATTTTCTACCGACATTTAAGACGTGATACTTTCGTAATCAGCAAAGAAAATCATCTAGAAGACATGTCTAACCAAAGGCCATCAGCTTTATACCGATCTGTTTGTTCGCATGGAATTGGTGATGTTTCCTGGGAATTAGTTCATTGGAGACCATCTGAAACGAATGCTGGTACAAGTGCTCTAACAATACTTTCGGAATCTGACCTTCCATCTCTTGTATCGTCGCTGACAACTCTCCCACAGAAACAGAGATTAGTAATTCTGACTTCATATCCAGCGGTGTCAGGCTTAAAAAGTCTTATTAAAGAATGGAGACAGAAAAATCGCTGTATTAATTTGATCATGATTAATCACAAAATAGCTGGAGATCAGTCTATGGATCAAATTTCGTTTACAAATTTGGCTGTAAACATTTTAGATCAT gGTATTTGGGGAGGCGAGTACTTCTTGCCGTTGgaagaaaatacaattaaaggCCGTGATATGTCGTTAGACATCGCTCGATTGGGTGATCTTGATTCCTTGCATTGGGTTGAAGCTCCAGAGTTAGATGAACAAGGAGTTATTGTCAAG GTTCATTATGCTGGAGTGAATGatgttgatttaaaaacaaaaatgggAGCGGTTGAAACTGTCAAATCCAAGAAACTCGTAGATTTTGATTTCAGTGGTAAAACTGAAAG TGGAATTTCCGTTATGGGTGTCGCACAAGGAGAATCTATAACAACACGAGTGAATGCAAGACCGGAAGCATTGTGGCCAATTCCAAGCCATTGGAGTCTCGAGGATGCTGCCACTGTGCCTTTGGCATACCTTATGGCGTTCTATTGcctt ACAGTTAAAAGTGGTCTGAAATATGGATGTACTATTTTAGTACATAGCGGGACTGGAGCCGTGGGGCAAGCGATCATATCAATAGCTTTGGCGTTTGGTTGCGAAGTTTTTACAACGGTTAATGACATCAGAAAGAAAAAGTTCTTACTCAAGCTTTTCCCAGCACTTAAAG CTGATAACATTGGAAGTTCACAAGACGTAAGTTTCTCTGATATGGTCCTGAAGGCAACTAATGGTCAGGGTGTTAATATCGTTATAAGCTGTGTTAAAGGTGATCTGAAAAAT GCATCGCTGAAATGTTGTCATTCGTCAGGATCAGTGATTGACACGTCTGTTTTACCAAACCATGAAGATTACAATTTTGGGATGAAGTTCTTAATGAAAGGGTTATCGTATGTCACCCTTGATCCGTCAAATCTTTTTAAACCGGAAAATCTTAACGAATTAAAA CGAATTCAATTAATGATGAGTGAAGGTATCGCTCGTGGATACGTCCGTCCATTGTCTCGCGTGACATTCTCACCACAAGAAGCTAGACGAGCTTACCGTCTTGTGGCTGGAAACCGTCACCGTGGTCGTGTCCTCCTCAATCTGCAACAAGACATTCCATATTTACAAACtaa AATAAGCTGCTCACTTGATCGATACAACTTGGTGCTATCGGATGATGAAGTGTTAGGAATTCAATTGGCACAAAGATTAGTTTTGCGGGGTGCtagaaaaattatgttacatttCACCAGCGAATCAAACTATGTAGTGCTTAAAATCAG GTCCTTGGAGATGCAGGACGTTCAAGTCAAAGTTTCATACGGGGACTTGGATAGAAGAGTTATAACCAAATTAATTGAAGAAAACAAGTTCAACTCAGAAATCGAAGGAATATATTACATTGCGTCATCTGAAATGGATGgcagaaaaatattcaataatttgcAAATTCTTAATTCTATGaaccaaaatatatgttcGCAACTAAA atattttGTAGTGCTAAGCAAAGATTTAGATGATGAAATAATGACTGTCCCCTTACCTTCggagaaattattaataactcgACTAACCGTTCCGAGGGCtcat GATGCTGAAAGATTAATATCGCCAATAGACACTGTAAATGCTATTGAAATGGCTTTGTGTTCGAAGAGACGGTTTTTGAAAAGTTACATACCTTGCAAAAATGAACGGTCATCTTTACTTGAAGATATAGCTCATGTGACTG gtATCACAATACCCGAGAATGTAAATGGTCAACTAACTATGAGAGACCTGGGTATGGATGTTTCCAAAACGGAAGCAGTTCGTAATTACTTACGTTGTAACTTTTTCAGCACAATGGATAACGAACGTATTTTATCGCTCAGCGTTGATAT gATTCGCAATTGGGAAAATAGAAGCAAGGAAAAGACTCTTAAGGAAACTAAGGGTTTAAGCACATTTTTCTCTTATGTTGATCACGATGAACTTTTAGCAGTAACTGAGATGGTGTTTCTACCAACACTTACAACGAGCTCCTCAATT CGTGAGGACGAGTTTGACGTAAAACAGACGTATCTGTGTGTATTGCCGGGGGTCGAATCTCACCATGAAAAATTCCGTACCATGTGTGAGCGGTTCAAGCTACCTACGTTGGTATTGCAACCTTCGTGTAAAGCGCAAGAAAGTATACAGGAAATGGCGCAGAGATTAGTGAAG gAGCTAATTAATAagacaaaattaacaaaacgttTCTATCTTCTGGGTTATGAAAGCGGGGTCTTAGTTGCTCTCGAAATGGCAGCTATTTTGGAAGAACAag GTCTATTGGGTACAGTTTTCTGTATCGGTGGAACACCTGACGAAATTCAAGCAAggtttaaaaaagaattaagtCTTTACAATACAGAAGAGGCTTTACAATCGGAGGTCATACGGCACATGTTTTCATTAATGAATAGTGATAATACAGATGAGCTAGAgatggaattaaaaaataagttaacgTGGGAAGAGAAACTAACGGCTTCTCTTCAGAAGTTATTGGGTCGTGTCCCTCACTCCATTCAATACGCAAAGGAGGTCATTGAGGCTGCTTATACAAGATTAAACCAAGTACGAAGTTATGTACCTAATTTGAAAAAACTGAAGTCTAAAATCGTATTCATGCGCCCTCGGGAATCTTTAAATAATGGCCAAGGAAAGGAATACTCCCAGAACACAGTTGTCGAGTATGTGTTGGAAGCGCCTCTGGCCTATGCTGTTCAAGATCTTCGTTGCGCAGCTTATGTTAATCGTCACCTTGATGAGGACATTCTAACAGCTTTTGAAAAGAGGAATCTCCTTGAGACTTATATTCTCAACGCTGACCAATTTATGACAGCCGCGCTTAACGacgacattaatatttaa
- the LOC116777434 gene encoding coiled-coil domain-containing protein 86, whose translation MATDVDQKVNSILENIKKSSNNNDEKSSQVEENKVKKPVNKTKKANENEIRGVPKSGRFWKSKKEKFSKIIKTKGIRPDYQKKEALRIELKRTKDISHQILDQIKEKEEARKQRRRENIKRAEENKRKSEIVQVITNTKKLKRMKKKQLRFIEKRDINVNKENKQQSSAESTVDK comes from the exons ATGGCAACAGATGTAGATCAAAAAGTTAATTCCATCttggaaaatataaagaaaagttcCAATAACAACGATGAAAAAAGTTCGCAagttgaagaaaataaagttaaaaaacctgtaaataaaacaaagaaggcaaatgaaaatgaaataagagGTGTACCAAAGTCAGGAAGATTTTGGAAGTCTAAGAAAGAAAA gttttccaaaataatcaaaacaaaagGAATAAGACCTGATTATCAAAAGAAGGAAGCTTTACGAATAGAACTGAAGAGGACTAAGGATATATCTCATCAGATATTAGACCAGATTAAAGAAAAGGAAGAAGCAAGGAAGCAGAGACGTCGCGAGAACATTAAACGTGCCGaggaaaacaaaagaaaatcagAAATAGTGCAGGTCATAACAAACACTAAGAAACTGAAGAGGATGAAGAAAAAGCAATTGCGGTTCATTGAAAAACGTgatattaatgttaacaaGGAGAACAAACAACAGAGCAGCGCAGAGAGTACAGTTgacaaataa